The following are encoded together in the Euwallacea fornicatus isolate EFF26 chromosome 29, ASM4011564v1, whole genome shotgun sequence genome:
- the LOC136347529 gene encoding fatty acyl-CoA reductase wat-like, with protein sequence MDIYEQQGQDILGCDMIQPEEDSDIKNFFDGSSIFITGATGFLGILAVEKLLRTCTGVKQIFILVRAKKGKDSKQRFEEIFNEPTFDYLKRHNPNFKEKINLIMGDISLPDLGLNEIDKFTLIEEIDCVMHYAATVRFDEKLRLATYINVRGVKDLIRLAKQMKKLRAFLHVSTAFSNCNRQEIGEIFYDPPITGEKLLNLVECLDDNQLEAVTKTILADFPNTYAFTKCVAEDILKKEGKNLPIALYRPSIVVATAKEPVAGWINNVYGATGVLIGVAVGLLRSLYGNKNNKADMVPADYVINSCFASMWDVATMKSLNKNKEIEDPRCREHKLEQDIPIYNYVSSPQNPLTWDQFNKLGEKYGTQIPSEKVIWHYMFKMRSNYYEHMLAVFFLHTIPAYVVDFILLCLRKKPMLIKGYQKINKFANVIAYFTKNEWKFKNDNVQSLWKRMKKHDKELFDFNIEKLNWDMYFYTYTRGARVYLLKDPLDTIPQGKVKYYKLIILHYTLLTIISALLLRFTFALLEYIFHIVY encoded by the exons ATGGATATCTACGAGCAACAAGGCCAAGACATCCTGGGCTGCGATATGATTCAACCTGAAGAAGACAGCGACATCAAGAATTTCTTTGATGGTTCCAGCATCTTTATCACAGGAGCGACTGGATTTTTAGGTATACTTGCGGTTGAAAAATTACTCCGAACATGCACCGGCGTTAAACAGATCTTCATACTCGTCCGAGCGAAAAAGGGAAAAGACAGTAAGCAAAGGTTCGAGGAAATCTTCAACGAGCCT ACTTTTGATTACTTAAAACGGCATAATCCGAATTTTAAGGAGAAAATTAATCTCATAATGGGGGATATTAGTCTACCGGATTTGGGGCTCAACGAAATAGACAAATTCACCCTAATCGAGGAGATCGATTGCGTAATGCACTACGCAGCAACTGTCCGGTTTGATGAGAAACTGCGATTAGCCACATACATCAATGTTAGAGGGGTCAAGGATCTCATCCGATTGGCGaagcaaatgaaaaaattaagg GCTTTTTTGCATGTCTCAACCGCCTTTTCCAACTGCAACCGTCAAGAAATCGgcgaaatattttatgatcCTCCAATTACCGGTGAGAAGTTGTTGAATTTGGTAGAATGCTTGGATGATAACCAGCTGGAAGCTGTAACCAAAAC TATCCTCGCAGACTTCCCCAATACCTATGCATTCACTAAATGCGTGGCCGAGGATATTCTGAAGAAAGAGGGGAAAAACTTGCCAATAGCTCTCTACAGACCTTCGATAG TTGTAGCCACAGCAAAAGAGCCCGTTGCGGGTTGGATCAACAACGTATATGGGGCCACTGGAGTGCTAATAGGTGTGGCTGTAGGCCTCCTCAGAAGCCTCTACGGAAACAAGAATAACAAAGCCGACATGGTGCCTGCAGATTACGTGATCAATAGTTGCTTTGCAAGCATGTGGGATGTGGCAACTATGAA aagtttaaataaaaacaaagaaatcgaaGATCCGAGGTGCAGAGAGCATAAACTGGAGCAGGATATTCCTATTTATAACTATGTGAGCAGTCCTCAAAACCCACTAACTTGGG atCAATTCAACAAATTGGGAGAGAAGTACGGCACACAAATTCCATCTGAAAAAGTAATATGGCACTATATGTTCAAAATGAGATCAAACTATTACGAACACATGCTGGCTGTATTTTTCCTGCACACGATTCCTGCCTACGTGGTTGACTTTATTCTATTATGTTTGAGGAAAAAACccat GTTGATCAAAGGTTAtcagaaaatcaataaattcgCCAACGTTATAGCgtattttacgaaaaatgaatggaagtttaaaaatgataacGTCCAATCTCTATGGAAGCGAATGAAGAAACACGATAAGGAGCTCTTTGACTTCAATATTGAGAAACTCAATTGGGATATGTACTTTTATACATATACTAGAg GTGCCAGAGTATATCTCCTAAAAGACCCTTTAGACACAATTCCTCAAGGGAAGGTCAAATACTACAAATTGATCATTTTGCACTACACTTTACTGACCATTATTAGTGCCCTTTTACTTCGATTCACTTTTGCTTTGCTGGAGTACATATTCCATATTGTGTATTGA
- the Alg3 gene encoding lethal(2)neighbour of tid protein, translating to MAPPRIRTTSIKSPQARQSSYTKYFNLLKKFLVNPHHLGPVCLLLFLAEAVCNVLVIQNVRYTEIDWVAYMQEVEGFLNGTLDYQYLKGDTGPLVYPAGFVYIFSALYYITNHGKNIYLAQYIFLVLYLIQTVLIHRIYRITAKLPPYALILTTITSLRIHSIFVLRLFNDPIAVLLFYISLNLIVSNKWKSGSLFYSLAVSVKMNILLYSPCLLVAYLTNLSYTETFINLLICGSVQLILALPFLYVNPVSYLRGSFDFGRVFEHKWTVNYRFLPKHIFEHKYFHIGLLVLHVLLLVVFLPLLRRYLSSYAKLNVVTNAFKSQVEEEKQKKGKRALIKDKTHLEATGSQRRSNSKDSKDSQESFYEEKVKLQSRMSKIAQLFILPFFITNLIGVACARSIHYQFYSWYYHSLLYLAFCTDYSKPIKFLLLGIVEYCYKTYPSTNLSSVLLHGCHFILIFGVYRTMRA from the exons ATGGCTCCGCCGCGGATAAGAACTACCTCCATTAAATCGCCACAAGCCCGACAAAGCTCTTATACCAAATACTTCAATCTTCTGAAGAAATTCCTGGTGAACCCTCACCATTTGGGGCCAGTATGCCTGCTACTTTTTCTAGCCGAGGCCGTGTGCAATGTGCTCGTCATCCAGAATGTAAGGTATACGGAAATAGATTGGGTTGCCTACATGCAAGAAGTAGAGGGGTTTCTCAATGGCACTCTTGACTACCAATATCTTAAAG GTGATACTGGACCTCTAGTGTACCCAGCTGGTTTCGTCTACATCTTTAGTGCTCTCTATTACATAACAAAccatggaaaaaacatatacTTGGCCCAGTACATTTTCCTTGTGTTGTACTTAATACAGACAGTGCTCATACATCGAATCTATCGTATCACAGCAAAACTGCCCCCTTATGCCCTAATCCTCACCACCATAACATCACTAAGGATACActcaatatttgttttgagGCTTTTTAATGATCCAATTGCAGTgcttttgttttatattagtTTAAACTTGATTGTGTCGAACAAATGGAAGTCAGGGAGTTTGTTTTATTCCCTTGCGGTTAGTgtgaaaatgaacattttactTTATTCCCCCTGTTTATTAGTGGCttatttgacaaatttgaGTTACACAGAGACTTTTATAAACTTATTAATATGTGGTTCTGTGCAGCTGATTTTAGCCCTGCcatttttatatgtaaatcCTGTGTCATATCTCAGAGGCAGCTTTGATTTTGGaagggtgtttgagcacaaatgGACTGTTAACTATCGATTTCTGCCAAAGCACATATTTGAGCACAAATATTTCCACATAGGCCTCTTGGTTTTGCATGTTTTGTTGCTGGTAGTGTTTTTGCCTTTGTTGAGGAGATACTTGAGCAGCTATGCCAAGCTTAATGTTGTTACAAATGCTTTTAAATCTCAAGTTgaagaggaaaaacaaaaaaaaggaaaacggGCATTAATAAAGGATAAGACTCATTTGGAGGCCACAGGCAGTCAGAGAAGGTCAAATTCCAAGGATTCTAAGGACTCTCAAGAGAGTTTTTATGAGGAGAAAGTAAAGCTCCAAAGCAGAATGTCCAAAATCGCTCAGTTGTTTAttcttccattttttattacaaatttaataggAGTGGCTTGTGCTAGGTCAATACATTACCAATTTTATTCTTGGTACTACCACAGTTTACTTTATTTAGCCTTTTGTACAGACTATAGCAAgccaatcaaatttttattactggGTATTGTAGAGTATTGTTACAAAACTTATCCTAGTACAAACCTTTCAAGTGTTCTTCTACATGGGtgccattttattttaatatttggagTCTATCGAACTATGAGGGcctag
- the LOC136347534 gene encoding uncharacterized protein — protein MRGNKDWMMDFHYLLPFTILLSLIDWTASHGRLIEPPSRASAWRYGFDTPHNYNDHELYCGGFTRQWVKNEGKCGVCGDPWDSKKPRAHEFGGVYGQGVIVRKYGVGATINIRVELTANHNGYFEFKICPDFKTTTQECLNANVLKLVKPQAGVDHENYKFFPKEGNKIYEMKYRLPKKSCKHCVLQWIYIAGNNWGNCPNGTGSVGCGPQEEFRACSDITISGKPTDEPMVPPTEPVTPGEDEDYYNELEVPLSPTDTQPTSDQAYNPISALMVTLVSFLVAFLILFLLYFHFYRVGRRVRDWIKRRNQKGENKVSNMQSNYPPIVPPRAKKGPAPQPVKTVTGSEGFRVVSAPVQINM, from the exons GATGATGGATTTCCATTACCTCCTCCCATTCACGATCCTCCTTTCCCTCATAGACTGGACAGCCTCACACGGACGACTCATCGAACCTCCTTCCAGAGCCTCAGCTTGGAGATACGGTTTTGATACCCCCCACAACTACAATGACCATGAACTTTATTGCGGAGGTTTCACCCGCCAATGGGTCAAGAATGAGGGCAAATGCGGAGTATGCGGAGACCCTTGGGATTCAAA AAAACCTAGAGCCCATGAATTCGGAGGTGTCTATGGACAAGGGGTGATTGTGCGGAAATATGGGGTTGGAGCCACTATTAATATAAGGGTGGAACTGACGGCCAATCATAATGGTTATTTCGAGTTTAAGATTTGCCCTG ATTTCAAGACTACTACGCAAGAATGCTTGAATGCGAATGTATTGAAGCTAGTGAAGCCTCAAGCAGGGGTAGACCACGAAAACTACAAGTTCTTCCCTAAAGAAGGGAACAAAATATACGAGATGAAGTATAGATTGCCGAAGAAGAGCTGTAAGCATTGCGTGCTGCAGTGGATATACATTGCAG GCAACAATTGGGGTAACTGCCCCAATGGAACCGGATCTGTGGGGTGCGGCCCTCAAGAAGAATTTCGCGCCTGCTCCGACATAACCATATCAGGCAAACCCACCGATGAACCAATGGTACCACCCACCGAACCAGTCACCCCAGGCGAAGACGAAGACTATTACAACGAACTGGAAGTCCCGCTATCCCCCACCGACACCCAACCCACGTCCGACCAAGCCTACAACCCCATTTCAGCTCTCATGGTCACTTTGGTGTCTTTTTTAGtagcatttttaatattattcctGCTCTACTTTCACTTCTACCGGGTTGGTAGGAGAGTGCGCGACTGGATCAAGCGCAGAAATCAGAAGGGGGAAAATAAAGTTAGTAATATGCAATCGAATTATCCGCCAATTGTGCCGCCTAGGGCGAAAAAAGGACCTGCCCCCCAACCAGTTAAAACTGTTACGGGAAGTGAAGGGTTTAGAGTAGTGAGCGCCCCCGTACAAATTAATatgtag